In Myxococcus stipitatus, the following are encoded in one genomic region:
- a CDS encoding HEAT repeat domain-containing protein, with product MSVLSIGNIEKLRALAANARVLLLGGARASSASRVTAFEPGTNKVLWSTEFPSAVNALALAGERFAAACADGALCFGTLSDGQVQGRLEGAHAGGITALASGVDGKLLFSAGVDGAVRAWEWESTRKVHDWAAASQPLRAVAVDPSGTYAACGGDDGVVRSFTLATGARRDMTGHEGAVRALAFTPRDGRLVSGGDDGKLRFWYLVGAVEFEVRGDKDTGHAGAVLALLFPPTPAAQNDEEPSDRVWSAGTDGKVKAWKVDERRKPRTFDCGSKPVNALVFMPPANPRAAKTALGSVFTASDDRRVFRFGIELDGKPANDQDTSRHGLDVLTESVKAGRPKREAAVREAVALDEPEALEFVLQMLSTDKEAEVRRLAAIELGAKGRVGARPKLRERLSDDHPQVRAESFKALELLETESPLAAPRAALESRFVDIRVAGLRKLAQLGGTSPLVPSLIAGMLAQNDSAVALAALDALVEVSPAGDTEPLRAAFERGLSALRVEVLIRIAGAGLLGHPRLQPLVARALDDVEADVRRVAFTIRVMERRALAHALETRDEDFARSVKDVARRLAMRTRQAGATPTDADIQAARDTMPAQGTVGGALTENDLEPLVAAMACRTPDTAVQGARGLALLGDARALGALLQLSREPEAAIRRQAALSLQALQDARARERLVWMLDDENADVRGVSLDAVVALSADAPLSSAEAALRSGHEDVRVRGLDRLVKLGSAAQGAEGLLGDALEDESAKVRGEAFRTLWAWNEKVPEKALDRALAGRFPDLRHRAVEVLSQRGTEGWAQERLKKSVEDRDASVATAAYEAWVKLVGKEKPEPHLAALASTHTSVRVLGAKGSVHAPAEPLRSPLLKRVQDEEVEVAVAALEALDKLVTTENGPLLAGLAAASLLVRVRAAELLAPRGAEDIIEPMRGLMDKELERTYPLAFLAPLRVRGARALASLGSRRLLSWFATTLVTSDQGDLQEQGARGLATASRRGDEGYLLDTLGHANVAVRSWGADGLSRLGDVRALPVLTGNLRHDHLPIRLGAILSFAALGSQGDGGLLHGLEDRAREVQEMVFAIVLARDLRASRQGEPPDLLASALSSGRPEVRYAAARALELRTEPDAYRAHLVDVLLPPRPDKVGDMKDWPSEEDRAKRVVGLAEALSSGQPEQRYAAAQVLLLRNKPLDYFREAQKVARPRTLESPWKPETAPTASPVQATPGKSWLRRLFSAVKPGTSAPEPTANEERQHLRRLAFGAYVGLLRQVAAGDDESHRVRRDAVDRVVKLTQEGYAGTPAAVAALLRALEDPHQLVRKAALAGLKELFPADSDEPLALALASLSPDVARAALDELATRGDAAKARITAALNSPLADVRRYAFELLEKLSPAGSLEPLLAALSSEHADLRVGVIERLAGANDSRVTEALGRAMASEHEDLRLRASELLAMRGDDRAVEVLAIFLRSETAASAKRAMEALHRLGTPAAVTALAARLPGATEVNERQRLVAALGQTRRPEALDVLARLSIEDESSAVRVVTVGAAIYVAGADEKKRDHALAVRFLRSAVKSADPEVRLAALSHLEHGAEVGQSELLLGLFSDRDTNVRAEAVELYSKRVIEHGAPVAPLEDVLRGGARELMLPAAEGVAHLRGVSALRPLLLYSRAGEDGQRERALLALGSLGDVRALSELETVAAGGTPEAPVESSMVCAAMEGLGRLASRMPDGDERRRVEEKVEAAAVEGASSELQEAGVKGLRAIGGERARVKLEALLLDPATDNDVAITVVKELAKLKDLESEAALATTLDADDDDLREEARKALDVLFPKERTRVEFLAVASKYDDISDPAADYLAKEGEPALLVPRLALLTSQELRLRLRRGLARRGVLPVPETVALLSHDKVAAREEAALLLGTWTGEARQPGQVDVSGVARALVGAERRTAAEWASTLPSDKRDEQTHAWERLLWAGSRLGAPGIADSARAILQGGEAVAPASVRREAANALERLGTAGASLQWVGQDAAPVMSNEKERAASAEALKGALTDPDAQVRSAAADALAHLVPERAGAWALETKPFDPVAMGPMGARVSTDALVTSEGRRLAEPALLGSRNLAPLKVLATNAKPEVKQEAWAGMGRLGGDEAAKLLHESAFDKSQSVELRKAAWRAHKRARRAADRARKLSQTEKEGNPS from the coding sequence ATGTCCGTCCTCTCCATCGGCAACATCGAGAAGCTCCGTGCACTCGCGGCCAACGCGCGGGTGCTGCTGCTCGGCGGCGCTCGCGCCTCCAGCGCCAGCCGCGTCACCGCGTTCGAGCCCGGCACCAACAAGGTGCTGTGGAGCACTGAGTTCCCCTCCGCGGTGAACGCCCTGGCCCTCGCGGGCGAGCGCTTCGCCGCCGCGTGCGCCGACGGCGCGCTGTGCTTCGGCACGCTGTCCGACGGACAGGTGCAGGGGCGGCTCGAGGGTGCCCACGCGGGCGGCATCACCGCGCTGGCCTCTGGGGTGGACGGCAAGCTGCTCTTCAGCGCGGGCGTGGATGGCGCCGTGCGCGCGTGGGAGTGGGAGTCCACGCGCAAGGTGCATGACTGGGCGGCGGCCTCCCAGCCGCTGCGCGCCGTGGCGGTGGACCCGTCCGGTACGTATGCCGCGTGTGGCGGCGACGACGGCGTGGTGCGCTCCTTCACGCTGGCCACGGGTGCGCGGCGCGACATGACGGGCCATGAGGGCGCGGTGCGCGCGCTGGCCTTCACGCCGCGCGACGGCCGGCTCGTCTCCGGCGGCGACGACGGCAAGCTGCGCTTCTGGTACCTGGTCGGCGCGGTGGAGTTCGAGGTGCGCGGCGACAAGGACACGGGCCACGCCGGCGCGGTGCTCGCCCTGCTCTTCCCGCCCACGCCCGCGGCGCAGAATGACGAGGAGCCGTCCGACCGCGTCTGGTCCGCGGGCACCGACGGCAAGGTGAAGGCGTGGAAGGTGGACGAGCGCCGCAAGCCGCGCACGTTCGACTGCGGCAGCAAGCCGGTGAACGCGCTGGTGTTCATGCCGCCCGCCAATCCGCGCGCGGCGAAGACGGCGCTGGGCTCCGTCTTCACCGCGAGCGACGACCGCCGCGTCTTCCGCTTTGGCATCGAGCTGGATGGCAAGCCGGCCAATGACCAGGACACCTCGCGGCACGGCCTGGACGTGCTGACGGAGTCGGTGAAGGCGGGCCGCCCCAAGCGCGAGGCCGCCGTGCGCGAGGCCGTGGCGCTGGACGAGCCGGAGGCGCTGGAGTTCGTGCTCCAGATGCTGAGCACGGACAAGGAAGCCGAGGTCCGCCGCCTCGCCGCCATCGAGCTGGGCGCGAAGGGCCGCGTCGGCGCGCGCCCCAAGCTGCGCGAGCGCCTGAGCGACGACCATCCCCAGGTGCGCGCGGAGTCCTTCAAGGCGCTCGAGCTCCTGGAGACGGAGTCGCCGCTGGCCGCGCCCCGCGCCGCGCTGGAATCGCGCTTCGTGGACATCCGCGTGGCGGGCCTGCGCAAGCTGGCGCAGCTGGGTGGCACGTCCCCGCTGGTGCCGTCCCTCATCGCGGGGATGCTCGCGCAGAACGACTCCGCGGTGGCGCTGGCCGCCCTGGACGCGCTCGTCGAGGTGAGCCCGGCCGGAGACACCGAGCCCCTGCGCGCCGCCTTCGAGCGCGGGCTCTCCGCGCTGCGCGTGGAGGTGCTCATCCGCATCGCCGGGGCGGGCTTGCTGGGTCACCCCCGGCTCCAGCCGCTGGTGGCTCGCGCGCTGGATGACGTGGAAGCCGACGTGCGCCGCGTGGCCTTCACCATCCGGGTGATGGAGCGCCGGGCCCTGGCCCACGCGCTGGAGACCCGCGACGAGGACTTCGCGCGCTCCGTGAAGGACGTGGCCCGCAGGCTGGCCATGCGCACGCGGCAGGCGGGCGCGACGCCCACGGACGCGGACATCCAGGCCGCTCGCGACACCATGCCCGCGCAGGGTACCGTCGGGGGCGCGCTGACGGAGAACGACCTGGAGCCGCTGGTCGCCGCCATGGCGTGCCGCACGCCGGACACCGCCGTGCAGGGGGCCCGCGGCCTCGCGCTCTTGGGTGATGCGCGAGCGCTGGGCGCGCTGCTGCAACTCTCCCGCGAGCCCGAGGCGGCCATCCGCCGTCAGGCCGCCCTCTCGCTCCAGGCGCTCCAGGATGCCCGCGCCCGCGAGCGGCTGGTGTGGATGCTGGACGACGAGAACGCGGACGTGCGCGGCGTCTCGCTCGACGCCGTGGTGGCGCTGAGCGCGGACGCGCCGCTGTCCTCCGCCGAGGCGGCGCTGCGCTCCGGCCACGAGGACGTGCGCGTGCGCGGCCTGGACCGGCTGGTGAAGCTGGGCTCGGCGGCGCAGGGCGCGGAAGGCCTGCTCGGCGACGCGCTGGAGGACGAGTCCGCCAAGGTGCGCGGCGAGGCGTTCCGCACGCTGTGGGCCTGGAACGAGAAGGTCCCCGAGAAGGCGCTGGACCGCGCCCTCGCGGGCCGCTTCCCGGACCTGCGTCACCGCGCGGTGGAGGTCCTCTCGCAGCGCGGCACCGAGGGCTGGGCGCAGGAGCGCCTGAAGAAGTCCGTGGAGGACCGCGACGCGAGCGTCGCCACCGCCGCGTACGAGGCGTGGGTGAAGCTGGTGGGCAAGGAGAAGCCGGAGCCGCACCTGGCCGCCCTGGCCTCCACGCACACCTCGGTGCGCGTGCTGGGCGCGAAGGGCTCCGTCCACGCTCCCGCGGAGCCGCTGCGCTCGCCGCTGCTCAAGCGCGTGCAGGACGAGGAAGTGGAGGTCGCCGTCGCCGCGCTGGAGGCGCTGGACAAGCTGGTGACGACGGAGAACGGGCCGCTGCTCGCGGGCCTCGCCGCCGCCTCGTTGCTGGTGCGCGTGCGCGCCGCGGAGCTGCTCGCCCCGCGCGGCGCCGAGGACATCATCGAGCCCATGCGCGGGCTGATGGACAAGGAACTGGAGCGCACCTATCCGCTCGCGTTCCTCGCCCCGCTGCGTGTGCGTGGCGCGCGCGCCCTGGCGTCGCTGGGTTCGCGGCGGCTGCTCTCGTGGTTCGCCACCACGCTGGTGACCAGCGACCAGGGAGACCTGCAGGAGCAGGGCGCCCGCGGCCTCGCCACCGCCAGCCGCCGGGGCGACGAGGGCTACCTGCTGGACACGCTGGGCCACGCCAACGTGGCGGTGCGCTCGTGGGGCGCGGACGGCCTGTCGCGCCTGGGTGACGTGCGCGCGCTGCCGGTGCTCACCGGCAACCTGCGCCATGACCACCTGCCCATCCGGCTGGGCGCCATCCTCTCCTTCGCGGCCCTGGGCTCGCAGGGTGACGGCGGTCTGCTGCACGGCCTGGAGGACCGCGCGCGCGAGGTGCAGGAAATGGTGTTCGCCATCGTCCTCGCCCGGGACTTGCGCGCCAGCCGTCAGGGTGAGCCGCCGGACCTGCTCGCCAGCGCCCTGTCCAGCGGGAGGCCGGAGGTGCGCTACGCCGCGGCCCGCGCGCTGGAGCTGCGCACGGAGCCGGACGCCTACCGCGCGCACCTGGTGGACGTGCTCTTGCCGCCCCGCCCGGACAAGGTCGGCGACATGAAGGACTGGCCCTCCGAGGAGGACCGCGCCAAGCGCGTCGTCGGCCTCGCCGAGGCCCTCTCCAGCGGCCAGCCCGAGCAGCGCTACGCGGCGGCGCAGGTGCTGCTGCTGCGCAACAAGCCGCTCGACTACTTCCGCGAGGCGCAGAAGGTCGCCCGCCCGCGCACGCTGGAGTCCCCGTGGAAGCCGGAGACGGCGCCCACCGCGTCTCCCGTGCAGGCCACGCCCGGCAAGAGCTGGCTGCGCCGGCTGTTCTCCGCGGTGAAGCCCGGCACGAGCGCGCCCGAGCCGACCGCCAACGAGGAGCGTCAGCACCTGCGCCGGCTGGCCTTCGGCGCGTACGTGGGCCTGTTGCGGCAGGTGGCCGCGGGTGACGACGAGAGCCACCGCGTCCGCCGCGACGCCGTGGACCGCGTGGTGAAGCTCACCCAGGAGGGCTACGCGGGCACCCCCGCCGCCGTCGCCGCGCTGCTGCGCGCCCTGGAGGACCCGCACCAGCTGGTGCGCAAGGCGGCCCTCGCGGGCCTCAAGGAGCTGTTCCCCGCGGACAGCGACGAGCCGCTCGCGCTCGCGCTGGCCTCGCTGTCACCGGACGTGGCCCGCGCCGCGCTGGATGAGCTGGCCACACGCGGTGACGCCGCGAAGGCGCGCATCACCGCCGCGCTCAACTCGCCCCTGGCGGACGTGCGCCGCTACGCCTTCGAGCTGCTGGAGAAGCTCAGCCCCGCCGGCAGCCTGGAGCCGCTGCTCGCCGCGCTGAGCAGCGAGCACGCCGACCTGCGCGTGGGCGTGATTGAGCGGCTGGCGGGCGCCAACGACTCGCGCGTCACCGAGGCGCTCGGCCGCGCCATGGCCAGCGAGCACGAGGACCTGCGCCTGCGCGCGTCCGAGCTCCTGGCGATGCGCGGAGACGACCGCGCGGTGGAGGTGCTGGCCATCTTCCTGCGCTCGGAGACGGCCGCTTCCGCCAAGCGCGCGATGGAGGCCCTGCACCGCCTGGGCACGCCCGCCGCGGTGACCGCCCTGGCCGCGCGCCTGCCGGGCGCCACGGAGGTCAACGAGCGTCAACGACTGGTGGCGGCCCTGGGACAGACCCGGCGCCCGGAGGCGCTGGACGTGCTGGCGCGCCTGAGCATCGAGGACGAGTCGAGCGCGGTGCGTGTCGTCACCGTGGGCGCGGCCATCTACGTGGCCGGGGCCGACGAGAAGAAGCGCGACCATGCGCTCGCGGTGCGCTTCCTGCGCTCGGCGGTGAAGAGCGCGGACCCGGAGGTGCGGCTGGCGGCCCTGAGTCACCTGGAGCACGGCGCGGAGGTCGGCCAGTCGGAGCTGCTGCTGGGCCTCTTCTCGGACCGCGACACGAACGTGCGCGCCGAGGCGGTGGAGCTGTATTCCAAGCGCGTCATCGAGCACGGCGCTCCAGTGGCCCCGCTGGAGGACGTGCTGCGCGGTGGCGCCCGGGAGCTGATGCTGCCGGCCGCCGAGGGTGTGGCGCACCTGCGCGGCGTCAGCGCGCTGCGGCCCCTGTTGCTGTACTCCCGCGCGGGTGAGGATGGTCAGCGCGAGCGCGCCCTGTTGGCCCTGGGCTCCTTGGGCGATGTGCGCGCGCTGAGCGAGCTGGAGACGGTGGCCGCGGGTGGCACGCCGGAGGCGCCCGTGGAGTCGTCCATGGTCTGCGCGGCGATGGAGGGCCTGGGCCGGCTCGCCAGCCGCATGCCGGACGGCGACGAGCGCCGCCGCGTCGAGGAGAAGGTGGAGGCCGCCGCGGTGGAGGGCGCCTCCTCCGAGTTGCAGGAGGCGGGCGTGAAGGGCCTGCGCGCCATCGGCGGCGAGCGCGCCCGGGTGAAGCTGGAGGCGCTGCTGCTGGACCCGGCCACGGACAACGACGTGGCCATCACCGTGGTGAAGGAGCTGGCGAAGCTCAAGGACCTGGAGTCCGAGGCGGCCCTGGCCACCACGCTCGATGCCGACGACGACGACCTGCGCGAGGAGGCGCGCAAGGCGCTGGACGTGCTCTTCCCCAAGGAGCGCACCCGCGTCGAGTTCCTCGCCGTGGCCAGCAAGTACGACGACATCTCCGACCCCGCCGCGGACTACCTGGCGAAGGAAGGAGAGCCCGCGCTGCTGGTGCCCCGGCTGGCCCTGTTGACCAGCCAGGAGCTGCGGCTGCGCCTGCGTCGCGGACTGGCCCGGCGCGGCGTGCTGCCCGTGCCGGAGACGGTGGCGCTCTTGAGCCACGACAAGGTGGCGGCCCGCGAGGAGGCGGCGCTGCTGCTGGGCACATGGACCGGCGAGGCGCGTCAGCCCGGGCAGGTGGATGTGTCCGGCGTGGCGCGCGCGCTGGTCGGAGCCGAGCGCCGCACCGCGGCTGAGTGGGCGTCCACGCTCCCCAGCGACAAGCGCGACGAGCAGACCCATGCGTGGGAGCGGCTCTTGTGGGCGGGCTCGCGCCTGGGCGCGCCGGGCATCGCGGACTCCGCGCGCGCGATTCTCCAGGGAGGCGAGGCCGTGGCCCCCGCATCCGTGCGCCGTGAGGCGGCGAACGCGCTGGAGCGGCTGGGCACCGCGGGCGCCTCGCTCCAGTGGGTGGGCCAGGACGCGGCCCCCGTGATGTCGAATGAGAAGGAGCGCGCGGCGAGCGCGGAGGCGCTCAAGGGCGCGCTGACGGACCCGGACGCGCAGGTGCGCTCGGCCGCCGCGGACGCGCTGGCGCATCTGGTCCCCGAGCGCGCCGGCGCCTGGGCGCTGGAGACGAAGCCCTTCGACCCGGTGGCCATGGGCCCCATGGGCGCGCGGGTGTCCACCGACGCGCTCGTCACCTCGGAGGGCCGCCGCCTCGCGGAGCCCGCGCTCCTGGGCAGCCGGAACCTGGCCCCGCTGAAGGTGCTGGCCACCAACGCGAAGCCCGAGGTGAAGCAGGAAGCATGGGCCGGCATGGGCCGGCTCGGCGGAGACGAGGCCGCGAAGCTGCTGCACGAGTCCGCCTTCGACAAGTCCCAATCCGTGGAGCTGCGCAAGGCCGCCTGGCGCGCCCACAAACGCGCGCGTCGCGCCGCCGACCGCGCGCGCAAACTGAGCCAGACCGAGAAGGAAGGTAACCCGTCGTGA
- a CDS encoding alpha/beta hydrolase: MKWRRVFMAVVGLGVLVSLALFTRAYRHSEAYFHYPRAPPEKPADFAQAQDVRLFTSDGLELRGWYVPSRNRAAVVMAHGLSQTRADLLPEARILRDAGYGVLLFDLRAHGESQGESSTWGDRERLDVKAALEFVRARPDVDPKRVAALGFSIGSAAVAEVAAKDSDVRAVVLLSPFNTLWLAAAYDFRRFGFITQSAALVPFWRRGIALEEVRTIDAVDHIRPRPLFIVMGSEESGQPLADELFAHVREYAQTWRIQGASHGGFSTVEPTEYPRRLRAFLDAALLEEKGAATVTQ; the protein is encoded by the coding sequence ATGAAGTGGCGGCGAGTCTTCATGGCCGTGGTGGGGTTGGGAGTACTCGTCTCCCTGGCCCTGTTCACTCGGGCGTACCGGCACTCCGAGGCGTACTTCCATTACCCGAGGGCGCCTCCTGAGAAGCCCGCGGACTTCGCGCAGGCGCAGGATGTGCGGCTGTTCACCTCGGATGGGCTGGAATTGCGCGGCTGGTATGTGCCCTCCCGCAACCGCGCCGCCGTGGTGATGGCGCATGGCCTTTCACAGACACGCGCGGACCTGCTGCCCGAAGCCCGCATCCTGCGTGACGCGGGTTATGGCGTGCTGCTCTTCGATTTGCGCGCGCATGGGGAAAGCCAGGGCGAGTCCTCCACCTGGGGAGACCGCGAGCGGCTGGACGTGAAGGCCGCGCTGGAGTTCGTGAGGGCCCGGCCGGACGTGGACCCGAAGCGGGTGGCGGCGCTGGGCTTCTCCATCGGCTCGGCCGCGGTGGCGGAGGTCGCGGCGAAGGATTCGGACGTGCGCGCGGTGGTGCTGCTGTCGCCCTTCAACACGCTGTGGTTGGCGGCGGCGTATGACTTCCGGCGCTTCGGCTTCATCACCCAATCCGCCGCGCTGGTGCCGTTCTGGCGCAGGGGCATCGCGCTCGAGGAGGTGCGGACCATCGACGCGGTGGACCACATCCGGCCCCGGCCCTTGTTCATCGTGATGGGTTCGGAGGAGTCCGGGCAGCCGCTCGCGGACGAGCTCTTCGCTCACGTGCGTGAGTACGCCCAGACGTGGCGCATCCAGGGAGCCAGCCACGGTGGCTTCAGCACCGTGGAGCCCACGGAGTATCCGCGCAGGCTCCGGGCCTTCCTCGACGCCGCGCTCCTGGAAGAGAAGGGCGCGGCCACCGTCACGCAGTGA
- a CDS encoding reverse transcriptase family protein — MTARLESFVPAAAPQTVPTPAPQAPTAAALVQREARRAAYEALVIRWKAIVEAGGADAWVQGQLVSRGLSVGDLESGATEKEKTAWKEKKKAEATERRALQRQAHEAWKATHVGHLGPGIHWEEKDGGSDKFDIPHREERARANGMPELGSAEALAKALGLSISKLRGFAFHREVDTGSNYISWGIPKRDGGTRTITSPKPELKEAQRWVLANVVERLPVHGAAHGFIAGRSILTNALAHQGADVVVKVDVKDFFPSVTWRRVKGLLRKGGLPENTATLLALMSTEAPRETVQFRGKTLHVAKGPRALPQGAPTSPGITNALCLKLDKRLSALSKRLGFTYTRYADDLTFSWTKAKQPKARRAQGAPVAVLLARVKDVVEAEGFRLHPEKTRVSRKGTRQQVTGLVVNQARNGVPAARVPRDVVRRLRAAIHNREQGKPGREGESLEQLKGMAAFVYMTDAAKGRAFLESLERLEARATQDAPKAS, encoded by the coding sequence ATGACCGCCAGGCTGGAGTCCTTCGTCCCCGCAGCAGCGCCGCAGACCGTCCCCACTCCCGCGCCCCAGGCCCCCACCGCCGCCGCGCTCGTCCAGCGCGAGGCCCGCCGCGCCGCCTACGAGGCCCTGGTCATCCGCTGGAAGGCCATCGTCGAGGCTGGCGGCGCCGACGCCTGGGTGCAGGGCCAGCTCGTCTCTCGTGGACTCTCCGTCGGCGACCTGGAGTCCGGCGCCACGGAGAAGGAGAAGACGGCCTGGAAGGAGAAGAAGAAGGCCGAGGCCACCGAGCGCCGCGCCCTCCAGCGCCAGGCCCATGAAGCGTGGAAGGCCACGCACGTGGGACACCTGGGCCCCGGCATCCACTGGGAAGAGAAGGACGGCGGCTCCGACAAGTTCGACATCCCGCACCGTGAAGAGCGCGCCCGCGCCAACGGCATGCCTGAGCTGGGCTCCGCGGAGGCGCTCGCGAAGGCCCTGGGGCTGAGCATCTCCAAGCTGCGCGGCTTCGCCTTCCACCGCGAGGTGGACACGGGCTCCAACTACATCAGCTGGGGCATCCCCAAGCGCGACGGCGGCACGCGCACGATTACGTCCCCCAAGCCGGAGCTGAAGGAAGCCCAGCGCTGGGTGCTGGCCAACGTGGTGGAGCGCCTGCCCGTCCACGGCGCGGCGCACGGCTTCATCGCGGGGCGCTCCATCCTCACCAACGCGCTGGCCCACCAGGGCGCGGACGTGGTGGTGAAGGTGGACGTGAAGGACTTCTTCCCCTCCGTCACGTGGCGCCGGGTGAAGGGCCTGCTGCGCAAGGGCGGCCTGCCGGAGAACACGGCCACACTGCTGGCGCTGATGTCCACCGAGGCCCCGCGCGAGACAGTGCAGTTCCGAGGCAAGACGCTCCACGTGGCCAAGGGCCCGCGCGCGCTGCCCCAGGGCGCGCCCACGTCTCCCGGCATCACCAACGCGCTGTGCTTGAAGCTGGACAAGCGCCTGTCCGCGCTGTCGAAGCGCCTGGGCTTCACGTACACGCGCTACGCGGACGACCTCACCTTCTCGTGGACGAAGGCGAAGCAGCCCAAGGCCCGCCGCGCCCAGGGCGCCCCGGTGGCGGTGTTGCTGGCCCGCGTGAAGGACGTGGTGGAGGCCGAGGGCTTCCGTCTGCACCCGGAGAAGACGCGCGTGAGCCGCAAGGGCACGCGTCAGCAGGTGACGGGGCTGGTGGTGAACCAGGCCCGCAACGGAGTGCCCGCCGCCCGAGTCCCGCGCGACGTGGTGCGCCGCCTGCGCGCCGCCATCCACAACCGGGAGCAGGGCAAGCCCGGCCGCGAGGGCGAGTCGCTCGAGCAGCTCAAGGGCATGGCCGCCTTCGTCTACATGACGGACGCCGCCAAGGGCCGCGCGTTCCTCGAGAGCCTGGAGCGACTCGAGGCCCGCGCGACGCAGGACGCCCCCAAGGCCTCCTGA
- a CDS encoding SWIM zinc finger family protein produces MTTATRHPVELRYATTSDVESTTDASRVLLALEGSRGTVGVRGRVKDSALFRDTLTAAFGILSSDLRYRGKDRTAYLAYLMKQGKRATAQIWEAQKAFLDNALDGEEKQDTLLDPVLTVDPDSVSLEVFSRDESAYARLSFDNGLFDGREAAHGSTFLDVPADLPARMDRLRTYLPVSLEAHVALPAKAAREPRNVEVPHAWLRGFLQVQSAATLPASTCELAPIDLYNLLFALRTRKAKKAPRALRFELVPGAAPRLVLEPWELVLECHGGKYTGTSPAVVRTFGRQRLMALARLLPHAKSVRLQLMGPGLPVFWVIDMGAATLTLGLTGWTESGWSSAAAFDVLMPRAVPDGLAQSLRDRLRAEGPLSFETLVAGANGATKEQARAALQLECLRGRVLYDLSKGQYRPRDLMAKPVDESVIRFGSEREARAHRLLGDGSAGAGEVKLTKVHDVVGEGTRIHGEVVDREAVRSFFPSFLLDLEGRVKEATCGCPHFRRSGMREGPCEHQFALRLAYSRRRAEEEALRRTPEGRKLIRAETRSYVRRDAESGQEMVYRVSLDGQVVAVEWGLRTGEARHQRLWFDSDAEARSAYFTRLEKLSADGYIDAASSLV; encoded by the coding sequence GTGACGACCGCCACCCGTCACCCCGTCGAGCTTCGCTACGCCACCACGAGCGACGTGGAGTCGACCACGGACGCCTCGCGTGTGCTGCTGGCCCTGGAGGGCTCTCGCGGCACCGTGGGCGTGCGTGGGCGCGTGAAGGACTCCGCGCTCTTCCGCGACACGCTCACCGCCGCGTTCGGCATCCTCTCCAGCGACTTGCGCTACCGGGGCAAGGACCGCACCGCGTACCTCGCCTACCTCATGAAGCAGGGGAAGCGGGCCACGGCGCAAATCTGGGAGGCGCAGAAGGCCTTCCTCGACAACGCGCTCGACGGCGAGGAGAAGCAGGACACGCTGCTGGACCCGGTGCTCACCGTGGACCCGGACAGCGTCTCGCTGGAGGTCTTCTCCCGCGACGAGAGCGCCTACGCGCGCCTGTCCTTCGACAACGGCCTCTTCGACGGCCGCGAGGCCGCGCACGGCTCCACCTTCCTGGACGTCCCCGCGGACCTGCCGGCCCGGATGGACCGCCTGCGCACCTACCTGCCCGTGTCGCTGGAGGCGCACGTCGCGCTGCCCGCGAAGGCGGCCCGCGAGCCTCGCAACGTGGAGGTGCCGCACGCCTGGTTGCGCGGCTTCCTCCAGGTGCAGTCCGCCGCCACGCTGCCGGCCAGCACGTGTGAGCTGGCCCCCATCGACCTCTACAACCTCCTCTTCGCGCTGCGCACCCGCAAGGCCAAGAAGGCCCCGCGCGCGCTGCGCTTCGAGCTGGTCCCCGGCGCCGCGCCCCGCCTGGTGCTGGAGCCCTGGGAGCTGGTGCTGGAGTGCCACGGCGGCAAGTACACGGGCACTTCTCCCGCCGTCGTGCGCACCTTCGGCCGTCAGCGCCTGATGGCGCTCGCGCGGCTCTTGCCCCACGCGAAGTCGGTGCGCCTGCAGCTCATGGGTCCGGGCCTGCCGGTGTTCTGGGTCATCGACATGGGCGCGGCCACGCTCACGCTCGGCCTCACGGGCTGGACGGAGAGCGGCTGGTCCTCCGCCGCGGCCTTCGACGTCCTCATGCCCCGCGCCGTCCCGGATGGCCTCGCCCAGTCGCTGCGAGACAGGCTGCGCGCCGAAGGCCCCTTGTCCTTCGAGACGCTCGTCGCCGGAGCCAACGGCGCGACGAAGGAGCAGGCACGCGCCGCCCTCCAGTTGGAGTGCCTGCGCGGGCGCGTGCTCTATGACTTGTCCAAGGGCCAGTACCGCCCCCGCGACTTGATGGCCAAGCCGGTGGACGAGTCCGTCATCCGCTTCGGCAGCGAGCGCGAGGCGCGTGCCCACCGCCTGCTCGGCGACGGCTCCGCGGGCGCGGGCGAGGTGAAGCTGACCAAGGTCCACGACGTGGTGGGTGAAGGCACCCGCATCCACGGCGAGGTGGTGGACCGCGAGGCGGTGCGCAGCTTCTTCCCCAGCTTCCTGTTGGACCTGGAAGGTCGGGTGAAGGAAGCCACCTGCGGCTGTCCGCACTTCCGCCGCTCCGGCATGCGCGAGGGCCCTTGCGAGCACCAGTTCGCGCTGCGCCTGGCCTACTCGCGCCGCCGCGCCGAGGAGGAGGCCCTGCGCCGCACCCCCGAGGGCCGCAAGCTCATCCGCGCCGAGACGCGCTCCTACGTGCGCCGCGACGCGGAGAGCGGACAGGAGATGGTGTACCGCGTGTCGCTGGACGGCCAGGTCGTCGCCGTGGAGTGGGGCCTTCGCACGGGCGAGGCGCGCCACCAGCGGCTCTGGTTCGACTCCGACGCGGAGGCCCGTTCGGCCTATTTCACGCGCCTGGAGAAGCTTTCCGCCGACGGCTACATCGACGCGGCGTCGTCCTTGGTGTAA